The genomic segment CGTCGTCTACGACATCTCGAGCAAGCCGCCGGCGACGATCGAGTGGGAATAGTGCCGGCCGACGACACGAGGCGGCAAGCGACGGCCCGGAGAGGCGTCGGGATGGCGACACGGGCTGCGCGGGACGAAGCGAATGCTGCCGACCAGTCCGGCGAGCGGACTGCTCTTCACCTCGCTCGGACATGGCGACGTGGTGATGTGATGGGCCGCGAGCGCAAGCTGCTCGCCCCGTTCGCGGCGCTCTCTGGCATCCGGGTGGTCGGCCTGACGCGGACCGCAGTGCCCGGCATCCTGCAGAAGCCAAGCCAGGGATGGCCGCAGCGCCCAGCAGACCAGTCAAGCCGGCCGCCAGTTGGGCCGGCCAGCGTCGGCTGCGCCTGATCGGTCAGGCCTTCACGACCTCTCAGCAAACCAGCCGCTGTGCGTCATCGAGCAGGGTCCGGCGCCCGATCAGGTCGCGACGCGGGAAGCTGCACGGCAGCAGGCTGATCACGGGAGCGCTCCGCACGACCACCAGCGGCAGCGCGATGTCGACGGCGGCAGCGGGTGATCCTTCCGGGACGATGAGGTTCATTTGGTCGAGCCTTAGCCGGACCGTCTCGATGCGGAGATGGTCGGCGCCATGGGTCAGCACCTGTTGGATGCACTCGATGGCCTGTTCGAGGGCATCGCCGGGGGTCGCACACGCGGCGAGCGCCTGCTCGTTGCGCGCCAGACTGGCCCCGACCTCCGCGATCTGTCCTGCCGTCCGCCCGCCATGGCCGACCACCGTTTCGAGACCGGCCCGTTGGCCGCGCAGGATCATCAGCCGGCCAATGAGGATCGAACGTTCCATCGACAGATCCTTGCAGGCTGCCTCGGCCGAAACGATCTGCCGGAGCGCCTCGGTCACCAGGAACCTGAATGCACGGCGGCGAATCTCGAGCCGCGCCTCGTGCTCGCAGCCACTCGGCAGGACGACCTTCTTGTCGACACAGGAAACCGCCGTCCGCACGACGTCACGCTGCATCAGGTCACCGTTCGCCGCGACCACGACACGCGCTTCCTCGCGACGAATGAAACGCAGTGCTGCCCAGACCTGGTCGGCATCCGGCTCGCGGTCGAAGAAGTCCTGTACCGAGCGGCTGCGACTGAAGACCATCGGGACGTCTCGGGCAGTGGCAAAAACGGCGCGCAGGGTCGGACTGTCCGCCCACATCGCCGCAGTCGCCTCGATCGCCCTGGGAATCTGCGCCTCGATCGTCCGGCAGTAAACGATTGCCTGCTCGACGGCCGGAGCCAGCCTGCGGCGATACCCGGGGACGAGCTTCAGCCGCGGGTTGACGATCCCCACCACCTCGTCGATGCGCGCTTCGATGACCGTCGGGTCGACCAGAATCCCCGTCGCCGCGTCATCGCCGCCGAAAAGCCAATCGAGAATACCCATGTCTCCCCCCCGCCGCGCTCATTCTGCCGCTGCACCGTGTGTGCAGCAGCGAATCCGCGGCATTTTGCATTCAAGAATGCACGCCTGCGGCACCGGCGTCAATCCACCTCGAGGACACATCGAGTAGCGCCCGCCGCCGGTTGCCGGCTGGCGTTCCCTCTGTGCCAGACTGGTTGTCGCCTCGATGGGATCCGAAACAGAGCGCGACAAGGAGCAGACAGTCAAGGAACTGGAGCGGGAACTGAGGCGTGTGACGATCGACCGGACGAGGTCCTTCATCATCGTCAAGCGAACCGCGCTGCCATCGGCCGGGACCACCCGCAAGCCTCTCCAGCGCGGGATCGGCAAGGGTTCCTGCACCAGTCCCATCAGGTGCTGATTGACCTCGCCGAACACCAGCGCGTTGATCTTGTAACGTGCCTGGTAGAAGGCTTGGGCGGTGACCTCGCGGTCCGAGTCGGCGCGATTGCGCAGGTTGGCGAAAAACTGATCGAGTACCGACTGGACAGCGGCGTGGACGCTGGAGAGCAGAAAACTGAGGACGGCTGCAATCACGAGATCACCACCCCCGAGAAAGCTGCTCCTTCACCGCCTGGGGATCAAGCACCAAAGAGCAGCTTTCCCAGTCCGCATCCTCAACCTTGCTGTATTTCGCATCAAACGGATTGCGGGTAGCCACGGCCCGGTCAATGAGCTGGTGGGCTTCCTGTTCCTCGTCCAGCGCGATCTTGACCCAGACATCTTCCAAGGTATCAGGGATCTGGCCAAAAAGCTGATGGATGGATTCCAGCCGGTCGGCCAGCACTTGATGCACTCGGTCTTCCACGGAGTCACGGTAACGCAGATTGGCAATCCAGATTTCGCTGCGGGCCTGGCCAATCCGCTGGATGCGGCCCTTCCGCTGCTCCAGGCGCGTCGGGTTCCATGGCAGGTCGATATTGATGAGCGTACCGAGTCGCTGCAAGTTCAAGCCCTCGGAGGCCGCATCGGTACCCAGCAGCAGCTTGAGTTCGCCGGCCCTGACACGTGCCTTGAGTACTTCCCGCCGACAGCGCTGGAACCTGCCTTCGCGCCAGACGCCTGATCGATTACTTCCCGCGTAAAGCCCGATTTCCATGCCGGAAAACTCGGCGCGTCTTGCCAGTTCATCGCCGATCCAGCGCACCGTATCGTAATACTGCGAGAACAGGATGCAACCGAGATCGAGCCAGCTACGCGTGACACCGGGATGGGTCCCGCGAAGATAGCCGATCAGCGCTTCCAATTTTGGATCGTTAGTTCCACCTTGTCGGAGCAGGTCGAGGCAGCGGCGCAGCGATGTCACTTCCGCATCGGTGAAGTTCTTGAAATCGTTGCTGCCCTGCGGCGGTCGGCCAACTTGCGGGGGCGTTTCCTCTTCGGCATCATCTTCGTCCTCGTCGTCGGGGATGTCGGGTTCTTCGCCGAGGAGTTTACTCACCGTACGCCGCCCTGCTTCCATGGAGCTGCCCATGCGCCGCAACAACAGCGTCTTGAAAAACCCCGCCCCCCTGACCCGTTTCTGGAGGAGCAACGAAAACGCTTCCGCCTCCTGATACGCTTCGCGCAGGTAGCCGCCGAGAACGAGAGCGCCCTGGTCTTCCTCACCAAACAGCTTCACCGTGACCTTGGGCAAGAGATAGGCACCCGTGGCCGGATTGATCGTGGCTTCGAGGTAGGCACGGGTACGGCGCACGACGCAGCGCAGCAAGGGGTTGAAATTCTCGCCGTAGTGGGGGAGCAACCTGTTCTGGAGCTGGACGCGGCGGATCGCGAGCGACAGCTTTTCCAGGCTCTCGGGCTTGAATTGCCAGCGGGTGTCGCTGGCGTCGAGGCTACGGCGAATGCGGTCGAATGACGGGTCTTCAAACCGGGACGGCAGCGGGTCGCGAACGTATTGCCAGCCATCACGCACATCACGCGTGGGCACTGCGGCATCGCCGATGGCGATGGCGAGGCAATGGCTCGGTCGAAACCAGGGGCTGGTCTGCGTCCAGCCGCCGAGCACGCCCTCGTTGCCGTGGGAAAGAATATGCAGAAGATCCCACG from the Accumulibacter sp. genome contains:
- a CDS encoding phospholipase D-like domain-containing anti-phage protein → MLTRHSSRRSRLDQTVLNQRLDGAVAYDRIAGYFRSSLFEVAGEALANVAGPVRIVCNADLDPQDLITAAAAQAALRRSWCSGKPEEAPPAALPRYRALYAALTSKTIEVRVLPNSAFGLIHGKAGVVRRADGSATAFLGSVNESASAWKLNYELLWEDSDPETIAWVQEEFDALWNDARAVDLACCPFIAQDVQRIISRKIIEAADIKTIADPTGAAAAAAVETPVYRREQGLWPHQKYFAHLALERHRLGGARLVLADQVGLGKTVQLAMAALLMALDDPDGGPILVLAPKPLLQQWQDELMELLLLPSARWNGRAWVDENDLEYPSDGAKSLGKCPRRIGLVSQGLVVRGLSEAINQLLNRRYTCVIVDEAHRARRRKVPRVDADADEIDARADPNKLMAFLRQIGPKTKSMLLATATPVQLHPVEAWDLLHILSHGNEGVLGGWTQTSPWFRPSHCLAIAIGDAAVPTRDVRDGWQYVRDPLPSRFEDPSFDRIRRSLDASDTRWQFKPESLEKLSLAIRRVQLQNRLLPHYGENFNPLLRCVVRRTRAYLEATINPATGAYLLPKVTVKLFGEEDQGALVLGGYLREAYQEAEAFSLLLQKRVRGAGFFKTLLLRRMGSSMEAGRRTVSKLLGEEPDIPDDEDEDDAEEETPPQVGRPPQGSNDFKNFTDAEVTSLRRCLDLLRQGGTNDPKLEALIGYLRGTHPGVTRSWLDLGCILFSQYYDTVRWIGDELARRAEFSGMEIGLYAGSNRSGVWREGRFQRCRREVLKARVRAGELKLLLGTDAASEGLNLQRLGTLINIDLPWNPTRLEQRKGRIQRIGQARSEIWIANLRYRDSVEDRVHQVLADRLESIHQLFGQIPDTLEDVWVKIALDEEQEAHQLIDRAVATRNPFDAKYSKVEDADWESCSLVLDPQAVKEQLSRGW